In one window of Thermus aquaticus DNA:
- a CDS encoding NADH-quinone oxidoreductase subunit A, translated as MAPIAEYVNILIYLGVALFIGVAALVVGALLGPKKPGRAKLMPYESGNDPAGEVKRFPVHFYVVAMLFILFDVEVAFLWPYAVSAGKLGLYGFLGVLGFTLLLLVGFLYEWWKGVMRWR; from the coding sequence TTGGCGCCGATCGCAGAGTACGTGAACATCCTGATCTACCTGGGGGTGGCCCTCTTCATCGGGGTGGCGGCCCTGGTGGTGGGGGCCCTCCTCGGCCCCAAGAAGCCGGGGCGGGCCAAGCTCATGCCCTACGAGTCGGGGAACGACCCCGCCGGGGAGGTGAAGCGGTTTCCCGTCCACTTTTACGTGGTGGCCATGCTCTTCATCCTATTTGACGTGGAGGTGGCCTTCCTCTGGCCCTACGCCGTGAGCGCCGGGAAGCTTGGGCTTTACGGCTTCCTGGGGGTCTTGGGCTTCACCCTGCTCCTCCTCGTGGGCTTCCTCTACGAGTGGTGGAAGGGGGTGATGCGGTGGCGCTGA
- a CDS encoding Rad52/Rad22 family DNA repair protein, translated as MDEVWRKLAEPFPPGEVQWRVEAISKDKRRALVVPYVDARTVLDRLDKVVGPEGWHDSYEVLSDEERSLKDERGERRERVVEVKCRLTVLGVTKEDVGEGDSLKAAFSDALKRAAVKFGVGRYLYRLEKQWVDYDPEKGRFTPPTLPEPQEAGEPEEEEKPEAYRLIDQLLERLKEKGLGKEAAKIVTKYGGYGKTPEETRRLYGELRALLKG; from the coding sequence ATGGACGAAGTCTGGCGGAAGCTGGCCGAGCCCTTTCCCCCCGGGGAGGTCCAGTGGCGCGTTGAGGCCATTTCCAAAGACAAGCGCCGGGCCCTGGTGGTGCCCTACGTGGACGCCCGCACGGTCCTGGACCGGCTGGATAAAGTGGTGGGCCCCGAGGGCTGGCACGACAGCTACGAGGTCCTCTCCGACGAGGAAAGGAGCCTCAAAGACGAGCGGGGCGAGCGCCGGGAGCGGGTGGTGGAGGTCAAGTGCCGCCTCACCGTTTTGGGGGTCACCAAGGAGGACGTGGGGGAGGGGGACTCCCTCAAGGCCGCCTTCTCCGACGCGCTCAAGCGGGCCGCGGTCAAGTTCGGCGTGGGCCGCTACCTCTACCGCCTGGAGAAGCAGTGGGTGGACTACGACCCGGAAAAGGGCCGCTTCACCCCGCCCACCCTCCCCGAGCCCCAGGAGGCCGGGGAACCCGAGGAGGAGGAAAAGCCCGAAGCCTACCGCCTCATTGACCAGCTCCTGGAGCGCCTCAAGGAGAAGGGCCTGGGCAAGGAGGCGGCCAAGATCGTGACCAAGTACGGGGGCTACGGCAAGACCCCCGAGGAGACCCGCCGCCTCTACGGGGAACTCCGGGCCCTTCTCAAGGGATGA
- a CDS encoding metallophosphoesterase: MRVIAVGDLHANFPALWRILKAEGLADAALRPTEALRSGESRLVLLGDLVHPKTPADYERLTGLSPYDPQDPTHLRLAAGAQIRELFRLKAFQEGAEGHVTILLGNHDEAALKGEPILGNHYLKHLEFHPEHGGKPLPEALKAWFATFPRELNLHGVHFAHVGPVPWLQEYNALFYAQSEPKTWWFRTPDYVERMGFRFGVYGHVPMKEGILLKDRFALIDALDLGEYLEIHPESEPLKVEVRRLHG; this comes from the coding sequence ATGAGGGTCATCGCCGTCGGGGACCTCCACGCCAACTTCCCCGCCCTCTGGCGGATCCTCAAGGCCGAGGGGCTGGCAGACGCCGCCCTCCGCCCCACCGAGGCCCTCCGCTCTGGGGAATCCCGGCTGGTCCTCCTGGGCGACCTGGTCCACCCCAAGACCCCAGCCGACTACGAGCGCCTCACCGGCCTTTCCCCCTACGACCCCCAAGACCCCACCCACCTGCGCCTGGCGGCGGGGGCCCAGATCCGGGAGCTATTCCGCCTCAAGGCCTTCCAAGAGGGGGCGGAAGGGCATGTGACCATCCTCCTCGGCAACCACGACGAGGCCGCCCTCAAGGGGGAGCCCATCCTGGGCAACCACTACCTGAAGCACCTGGAGTTCCACCCCGAGCACGGGGGCAAGCCCCTGCCCGAGGCCCTCAAGGCCTGGTTCGCCACCTTCCCCCGGGAGCTCAACCTCCACGGGGTCCACTTCGCCCACGTGGGCCCGGTCCCCTGGCTCCAGGAGTACAACGCGCTCTTCTACGCCCAGAGCGAGCCCAAGACCTGGTGGTTCCGCACCCCGGACTACGTGGAGCGCATGGGCTTCCGCTTCGGGGTCTACGGCCACGTGCCCATGAAGGAGGGCATCCTCCTCAAGGACCGTTTCGCCCTCATAGACGCCCTGGACCTGGGGGAGTATCTGGAGATCCACCCCGAAAGCGAGCCCCTGAAGGTGGAGGTCAGGCGCCTCCATGGCTAA
- a CDS encoding 2-phosphosulfolactate phosphatase, giving the protein MCRVDLCLRPALGPLFLVEVLPAGSVLTLLLAQGAQEVWVAPGPKVARLLAQELGREALLLGEVEGFPPEGFHGRVSLVELEATEVKGKRAILVAPMLNASLLPEEKEVYLAGFRNAKAALELARSLPSPTFRPAGAPEPLLSALVATGFFQKKLAQEGPPTLATALLKAFPDPQEALFQSPEGQALHREGRTEELARASLIGVDPVVPRLAETRFFPKEAFGLTQDRFAQRFVPWSA; this is encoded by the coding sequence GTGTGCCGGGTTGACCTGTGCCTGAGGCCGGCCCTGGGGCCCCTTTTCCTGGTGGAGGTCCTCCCCGCAGGCAGCGTCCTCACCCTCCTCCTGGCCCAGGGCGCCCAGGAGGTCTGGGTGGCCCCGGGGCCCAAGGTGGCCCGCCTTCTGGCCCAGGAGCTGGGCCGGGAGGCCCTCCTTCTGGGGGAGGTGGAGGGCTTCCCCCCGGAGGGCTTCCACGGGAGGGTCTCCCTGGTGGAGCTGGAAGCCACCGAGGTAAAGGGTAAAAGGGCCATCCTGGTGGCCCCCATGCTCAACGCCAGCCTCCTGCCCGAGGAGAAGGAGGTCTATCTGGCCGGCTTCCGCAACGCCAAGGCCGCCCTGGAGCTGGCCCGAAGCCTCCCCTCCCCCACCTTCCGCCCCGCCGGGGCCCCCGAGCCCCTCCTCTCGGCCCTGGTGGCCACCGGGTTCTTCCAGAAGAAGCTTGCCCAGGAAGGCCCCCCTACCCTGGCCACCGCCCTCCTCAAGGCCTTCCCCGACCCCCAGGAGGCCCTCTTCCAAAGCCCGGAGGGCCAGGCCCTCCACCGGGAGGGGCGCACCGAGGAGCTGGCCCGGGCGAGCCTCATCGGGGTGGACCCGGTGGTGCCCAGGCTGGCCGAGACCCGCTTCTTCCCCAAGGAAGCCTTTGGCCTCACCCAGGACCGTTTCGCCCAGAGGTTCGTGCCGTGGAGCGCCTAG
- a CDS encoding WecB/TagA/CpsF family glycosyltransferase, whose product MERLEILGLPLDPVDMEEALKRIGGFLEETRTHQVVTLNPEMVVRAQEDEALRRAVLEAELITPDGVGILWAAKRLKGVALKERVTGVDLTLALFRRFPGLRVYLLGGKPGVAERAAREAERLGAEVVGAHHGYFQEEGPVVAEIQEKAPDLLLVGMGERQEAFIHRHKPHLGARVAIGVGGTLDVLAGEAKRAPLFAQRLGLEWLLRVGLDPKRWRRAPRLWRFAYLVLRESC is encoded by the coding sequence GTGGAGCGCCTAGAGATTTTGGGCCTTCCCCTGGACCCTGTGGACATGGAGGAGGCCCTAAAGCGCATCGGGGGCTTTCTGGAGGAGACCCGGACCCACCAGGTGGTCACCCTGAACCCGGAGATGGTGGTGCGGGCCCAGGAGGACGAGGCCTTAAGAAGGGCGGTCCTCGAGGCCGAGCTCATCACCCCGGACGGCGTGGGGATCCTCTGGGCCGCAAAAAGGCTGAAGGGGGTGGCCCTCAAGGAACGGGTCACGGGGGTGGACCTCACCCTGGCCCTTTTCCGGCGCTTTCCCGGGCTCAGGGTCTACCTCCTGGGAGGGAAGCCCGGGGTGGCGGAGCGGGCCGCCAGGGAGGCGGAAAGGCTTGGGGCGGAGGTGGTGGGCGCCCACCACGGCTACTTCCAGGAAGAAGGCCCCGTGGTGGCCGAGATCCAGGAGAAGGCCCCGGACCTCCTCCTGGTGGGCATGGGGGAGAGGCAGGAGGCCTTCATCCACCGCCACAAGCCCCACCTGGGGGCCCGGGTGGCCATAGGGGTGGGCGGGACCCTGGACGTCCTGGCGGGGGAGGCTAAAAGAGCGCCTCTCTTTGCCCAGAGGCTCGGCCTGGAGTGGCTTTTGCGGGTGGGCCTGGACCCCAAGCGCTGGCGCAGGGCCCCGAGGCTTTGGCGCTTCGCTTACCTGGTCCTCAGGGAAAGCTGCTAG
- a CDS encoding NADH-quinone oxidoreductase subunit C: MRLSRVLEEARAKGYPVEDNGLGNLWVVLPREGFKAAMAHYQDLGFNYLADIVGLDYLTYPDPKPERFAVVYELVSLPGWKDGDGSRFFVRVYVPEKDPRLPTVTDLWGSANFLEREVYDLFGIVFEGHPDLRKILTPEDLEGHPLRKDFPLGETPTLFREGRYIIPSEFRAAITGKDPGLTFYRGGSRKGYRALWADLMKAKEAK, from the coding sequence ATGCGGTTAAGTCGCGTTCTGGAAGAGGCCCGGGCCAAGGGCTACCCCGTGGAGGACAACGGCCTGGGCAACCTCTGGGTGGTCCTGCCCAGGGAGGGCTTCAAGGCGGCCATGGCCCACTACCAGGACCTGGGCTTCAACTACCTGGCCGACATCGTGGGCCTGGACTACCTGACCTACCCGGACCCCAAGCCTGAGCGCTTCGCCGTGGTCTACGAGCTGGTCTCCCTGCCGGGGTGGAAGGACGGGGACGGAAGCCGCTTCTTCGTGCGGGTCTACGTGCCGGAGAAAGACCCCCGCCTCCCCACGGTCACCGACCTCTGGGGGAGCGCAAACTTCCTGGAGAGGGAGGTCTACGACCTCTTCGGCATCGTCTTTGAGGGCCACCCCGACCTCAGGAAGATCCTGACCCCGGAGGACCTCGAGGGCCACCCCCTGCGCAAGGACTTCCCCCTGGGGGAGACCCCCACCCTCTTCCGCGAGGGGCGGTACATCATCCCCAGCGAGTTCCGGGCCGCCATTACCGGCAAGGACCCCGGCCTCACCTTCTACCGCGGGGGTAGCCGCAAGGGCTACCGCGCCCTCTGGGCCGACCTCATGAAGGCCAAGGAGGCCAAATGA
- the rsmA gene encoding 16S rRNA (adenine(1518)-N(6)/adenine(1519)-N(6))-dimethyltransferase RsmA: MANPLTSPKAVRELLARHGLFADRRFGQNFLVSEAHLRRIVEAARPFTGLVFEVGPGLGVLTRALAEAGAEVVAIEKDLRLKPVLEETLKGLPVRLVFQDALAYPWEEVPEGSLLVANLPYNIATPLVTRLLKMGRFARLVFLVQKEVAERMTARPKTPAYGLLSLRVAHHAEAEKLLDLPPGAFFPPPKVVSALVRLRPKGVPDDPELFALIEAAFAKRRKTLLNALSGAGYPKARVEEALKALGLPPAVRAEELDLEAFRRLKALLYTSV; this comes from the coding sequence ATGGCTAACCCCCTCACCTCCCCTAAGGCCGTCAGGGAGCTCCTCGCCCGGCATGGCCTCTTCGCCGACAGGCGCTTCGGACAGAACTTTCTGGTGTCCGAGGCCCACCTTCGCCGCATCGTGGAGGCGGCCAGGCCCTTCACCGGGCTGGTCTTTGAGGTGGGGCCGGGGCTTGGGGTCCTGACCCGGGCCCTCGCCGAAGCCGGCGCAGAGGTGGTGGCCATAGAAAAGGACCTCCGCCTCAAGCCCGTTCTGGAGGAAACCCTAAAGGGGCTTCCCGTGAGGCTCGTCTTCCAGGATGCCCTGGCCTACCCCTGGGAGGAGGTGCCGGAAGGGAGCCTCCTCGTGGCCAACCTCCCCTACAACATCGCCACACCCCTGGTGACCCGCCTCCTCAAGATGGGCCGCTTCGCCCGCCTGGTCTTTTTGGTGCAGAAGGAGGTGGCCGAGCGCATGACGGCCAGGCCCAAAACCCCGGCCTACGGCCTCCTCTCCCTGAGGGTGGCCCACCACGCCGAGGCGGAAAAGCTCTTGGACCTTCCCCCCGGGGCCTTCTTCCCCCCGCCCAAGGTGGTGAGCGCCCTGGTGCGCCTCCGCCCCAAGGGCGTCCCCGACGACCCCGAGCTCTTCGCCCTCATAGAGGCCGCCTTCGCCAAGAGGCGGAAGACCCTTCTGAACGCCCTGAGCGGGGCGGGCTACCCCAAAGCGCGGGTGGAGGAGGCCCTAAAGGCCCTGGGGCTTCCTCCCGCCGTCCGGGCCGAGGAGCTGGACCTCGAGGCCTTCCGCCGCCTGAAGGCCCTTCTTTACACATCCGTGTAG
- a CDS encoding tetratricopeptide repeat protein, with translation MRWLSARTLVSQHGVPKSELWKGFSGAPTAAKAAVGCLAPFLFLGLALAQGLVLPFEGPRGYTLAQAFAEGLKAPPPTLLALLLPEPPWRDGYELVGGLYSRAGARLAREITGADWVLLGREEERGLRLFLAGKEGVKEGLFANLGAAWLWLQKEGLAPKFSALPAPKGDEARLQALARGEDPDPLHRSALDLREGRGAGLLLGLLPERLLLFWQGRLPRAYGLLRLFAEGKREEALKEAEALLSGDALERTAAHLVLRALEDPRWPASARALKEAFPESPLAWEEVSFAAFQEGKGEEAKEALLQAIRLRPDSWLYWTNLGWALYLTGDLPRAIRASERAVALNPNATAYYNLGLFRAIYGDYLGAKAAYDRALRLDEGEDFQEALKDLEARGEPLALFFRAYVAERAGLEAKALYRAFLEAHPRHPAAFAARRALARLEGGELRLFLEKLTLIPGDLEARPFRAGEAVFPEVRLEGRPYLLRAPLESLLFREGEEVGRAEKPLGFPPLTAGLKEVAPALTLPEPGRYTLEVRYGEAKALVPLEVGPPSLARRLYALGLTPKDLSGTPLLTPKEALGPEGERLLLERTLEALKEAAPLATSPSLTAPLPKGPYQGKSVQEILKNPSPDLVRAFYEHVLENPEALGENDVVNGFVEWLLGP, from the coding sequence ATGCGCTGGCTAAGTGCCCGCACTTTGGTTTCGCAACATGGGGTGCCCAAGTCTGAGCTGTGGAAGGGCTTTTCTGGGGCCCCCACCGCGGCGAAAGCCGCGGTGGGGTGCTTAGCTCCCTTCCTCTTCCTGGGCCTGGCCCTGGCCCAGGGCCTGGTCCTGCCCTTTGAGGGGCCCAGGGGGTACACCCTGGCCCAGGCCTTCGCCGAGGGCCTGAAGGCCCCACCCCCCACCCTCCTCGCCCTCCTCCTCCCCGAGCCCCCCTGGCGGGACGGGTACGAGCTCGTGGGGGGGCTTTACTCCCGGGCGGGGGCCCGGCTGGCCCGGGAGATCACCGGGGCGGACTGGGTCCTCCTGGGCCGGGAAGAAGAGAGGGGCCTCAGGCTCTTCCTGGCCGGGAAAGAGGGGGTGAAGGAAGGCCTCTTCGCCAACCTGGGGGCGGCCTGGCTCTGGCTCCAGAAGGAGGGCCTGGCCCCCAAGTTTAGCGCCCTCCCCGCGCCCAAAGGGGACGAGGCCCGCCTGCAAGCCCTGGCCCGGGGGGAGGACCCCGACCCCCTCCACCGGTCGGCCCTGGACCTGAGGGAGGGGCGGGGCGCGGGGCTTCTCCTGGGCCTCCTCCCCGAAAGGCTTCTCCTCTTCTGGCAGGGCAGGCTCCCCCGGGCCTACGGCCTCCTGCGCCTCTTCGCCGAGGGCAAGCGGGAGGAGGCCCTGAAGGAGGCCGAGGCCCTCCTCTCCGGGGACGCCCTGGAGCGCACCGCCGCCCACCTGGTCCTTAGGGCCCTCGAGGACCCCCGCTGGCCCGCCTCGGCCCGGGCCCTGAAGGAGGCCTTCCCCGAGTCCCCCCTGGCCTGGGAGGAGGTGAGCTTCGCCGCCTTCCAGGAAGGAAAGGGGGAAGAGGCCAAGGAGGCCCTCCTCCAGGCCATAAGGCTCCGCCCCGACTCCTGGCTTTACTGGACCAACCTGGGCTGGGCCCTCTACCTCACCGGGGACCTCCCCCGGGCCATCCGGGCCTCGGAGCGGGCGGTGGCCCTGAACCCCAACGCCACCGCCTACTACAACCTGGGCCTCTTCCGGGCCATCTACGGGGACTACCTGGGGGCCAAGGCCGCCTACGACCGGGCTTTGCGGCTGGACGAGGGGGAGGATTTCCAGGAGGCCCTTAAGGACCTGGAGGCGAGGGGGGAGCCCCTTGCCCTCTTCTTCCGGGCCTACGTGGCCGAGCGGGCAGGGCTCGAGGCCAAAGCCCTCTACCGGGCCTTCCTGGAGGCCCACCCCCGGCACCCGGCCGCCTTTGCCGCCCGGCGGGCCCTGGCCCGGCTGGAAGGGGGCGAGCTCCGCCTTTTCCTGGAGAAGCTCACCCTGATCCCCGGGGACCTGGAGGCGAGGCCCTTCCGCGCCGGGGAGGCGGTCTTCCCCGAGGTGCGCCTGGAAGGGCGCCCCTACCTCCTCCGGGCCCCCCTGGAAAGCCTCCTCTTCCGGGAGGGGGAGGAGGTGGGCCGGGCGGAGAAGCCTTTGGGCTTTCCTCCCCTCACCGCCGGCCTCAAGGAGGTGGCCCCCGCCCTCACCCTCCCCGAGCCCGGGCGGTACACCCTCGAGGTCCGTTACGGCGAGGCCAAGGCCCTGGTCCCCCTGGAGGTGGGCCCGCCCAGCCTGGCCCGGCGCCTCTATGCCCTAGGCCTCACGCCCAAGGACCTCTCGGGAACCCCCCTCCTCACCCCCAAGGAGGCCCTAGGCCCCGAAGGGGAAAGGCTTCTTCTGGAGAGGACCCTGGAGGCCCTGAAGGAGGCCGCCCCCCTGGCCACCTCCCCCTCCCTCACGGCACCCCTCCCCAAGGGGCCCTACCAGGGGAAAAGCGTCCAGGAGATCCTCAAGAACCCAAGCCCCGACCTGGTCCGGGCCTTCTACGAGCACGTCCTGGAAAACCCCGAGGCCCTGGGGGAAAACGACGTGGTCAACGGCTTCGTGGAGTGGCTTCTGGGCCCGTAA
- a CDS encoding NuoB/complex I 20 kDa subunit family protein, with protein MALKDLFERDVQELEREGILFTTLEKLVAWGRSNSLWPATFGLACCAIEMMASTDARNDLARFGSEVFRASPRQADVMIVAGRLSKKMAPVMRRVWEQMPDPKWVISMGACASSGGMFNNYAIVQNVDSVVPVDVYVPGCPPRPEALIYAVMQLQKKVRGQAFNERGERLPPVAAWKRARG; from the coding sequence GTGGCGCTGAAAGACCTCTTTGAGCGGGACGTCCAGGAGTTGGAAAGGGAGGGCATCCTCTTCACCACCCTGGAGAAGCTGGTGGCCTGGGGGCGGAGCAACTCCTTGTGGCCCGCCACCTTTGGCCTGGCCTGCTGCGCCATTGAGATGATGGCCTCCACCGACGCCAGAAACGACCTGGCCCGCTTCGGGAGCGAGGTCTTCCGGGCCTCGCCCCGGCAGGCCGACGTGATGATCGTGGCCGGGCGGCTCTCCAAGAAGATGGCCCCGGTCATGCGCCGGGTCTGGGAGCAGATGCCCGACCCCAAGTGGGTCATCTCCATGGGGGCCTGCGCCAGCTCAGGGGGGATGTTCAACAACTACGCCATCGTCCAGAACGTGGACTCGGTGGTTCCTGTGGACGTCTACGTCCCGGGCTGCCCCCCTAGGCCCGAGGCCCTCATCTACGCCGTGATGCAGCTGCAGAAGAAGGTCCGCGGCCAGGCCTTTAACGAGCGGGGGGAGAGGCTTCCCCCCGTGGCCGCCTGGAAGCGGGCGAGGGGGTGA